In Verrucomicrobiota bacterium, the genomic window GGCGCTCGGCAAACCGGGTGCGCGTGCGGGCGTCGTTGGTGTTGACCACCACCACTTCCCCGGTCTCCGCGTCCTCCAGCACCAGGCGGCCCAGCTTGGGCAACTCATATTCATGCGGGTCGGTGATTTGCACGCAGACCACGTCGTGCCGGCGATTGGCCTGGCGCAACGCCAGACTGGGCGGACGCCCGCCCTTGGGGCCCGGCGTGCTGAAATTCTCCATCAACAAATCCGAAATGACCACCGTGATGGCGCGGTGGGGTGTGACCCGGTTGAAGAAATCCATCGCGCCGCAAAGGTTGGTGCCCTTGCGTTTGGGTTCGTAAAAGAGAATCTCACGGATAACGCGGAGGACGTGGCGGCGGCCTTTGCGCGGCGGGACGAAATGCTCGACCTCATCCGTGAACAGGATCAGCCCCACTTTGTCGTTGTTGCGGATGGCGGAGAACGCCAGCACAGAGGCGATTTCCGCCGCGAGTTCCCGCTTGGATTGCTGCGCCGAGCCAAAGACGCCGGAACCGCTCGCGTCCACCACCAGCATCAGCGTGAGTTCGCGCTCCTCGACAAACTTCTTGATGAACGGATGATTCATGCGGGCGGTGACATTCCAATCAATCGCCCGCACCTCATCCCCCGGCTGGTATTCGCGCACCTCCTCGAAGTTCATCCCCTGGCCTTTGAAAACACTGTGGTATTGTCCCCCCAGGGTTTCCGTGACCAACCGGTTTGTGCGCAGCTCAATCCGCCGGATCTTCTTCAATATTTCGCGCGGGATCATCATGGCACCGGCAGTTCATCGAATATCTTCTGGATGACGGTTTCGCTGGTCTTCTCCTCCGCCTCCGCCTCGTAGGTCACCGCGACCCGGTGGCGCAGCACATCCATGCCGATGGTTTTGACATCCTGCGGGGTGACATAGCCGCGCCCGCGCAGAAACGCGTGGGCTTTGGCGGCGAGCGTCAGCGCAATCGTCGCGCGCGGCGAAGCCCCCAGTTGGATCATGCCCTGCAGTTGGATTTTATACTTGGACGGATCGCGCGTGCAGCAGACCAGGTCCACAATATAATCCTTCACCTTGTCATCCACGTAAATCTCATTGATCACCTTGCGCGCGGCGAGGATTTGCTTGGGCTCCACCACGGCTTTGGCGGCGGGCAAATCGCTGGTGCGGGCCATCAAGTCCAGAATCTGGCGTTCCTCCTCGCGGCTGGGATACCCAATCTTTAACTTCAGCATGAAGCGGTCCACCTGGGCTTCCGGCAGCGGGTAGGTGCCCTCCTGTTCAATGGGGTTCTGCGTGGCCAGCACCAGGAACGGCTCCTCCAGCTTATACGTTTGCTCGCCGATGGTGACCTGCTTCTCCTGCATCGCCTCCAACAACGCGCTTTGCACCTTGGCGGGCGCCCGGTTGATTTCATCCGCCAGCACCAGATTGGCAAAGACCGGCCCCTTGCGGGTGGTGAACCCGCCGGTCTGGGGATTATAAATCTGGGTGCCGACGACATCCGCCGGCAGCATGTCGGGCGTGAACTGAAGCCGCGAGAACTTCACATTCAGGCACGACGACAGCGTCTTGACCGATAGCGTCTTGGCCAGCCCCGGCACGCCTTCCAGCAGCACGTGGCCATTGGCCAGCAACCCCACCACCAGGCGCTCCACCAGGTACGTCTGGCCGACGATTACCCGCCCCATTTCGGTAAACAGCGGCCTGACAAACGCGGAGGCCTGCTGCACTTCATTGTTTATTGCACTTATGCCCGTATTCATGTTCGTAAAATCCTAACGCCAAATGGACACCAAAACCAGCAAAAGTGTTCAAAAACACCCTTTGCACAGTCGAGACGGCAGACCGGCAGCCGGGTTGTTGGGCCAAGTCATACACGATCCTCAGCACGGTCAGGCCACATCGTGAGGCCAGCCGCCGCAGAACCTACGAAGGCAAACGCAGCGCCCAGGGAAACAATCCAGCACGGAAAGTAGCGATGGGCATACACGATGCCCGTCGGCCCATCCACGACACTGAACCAGTCAATCTTCATCTCGCTCATCCGCCCGGTCGTCTCGTCAACCTCCGTGTACCACTTGATGTTCGGGTAAGTCAGGAAGGAAATGTCCCGGTCGCGAACCCCATCGGCCACGAACGGCCAAATGGCACGGCCGTAGCCGACCAGCCACGATGCCGATACGACAACGCTTACTAAACAGAGAATCGCTAGGAGTGATCGTCGCATGCAGTATTGGCCTAACAGTATTCTTGAACGAACATTTCGTTCGTGGTTTCCGGTGGCCAGTTGGTTTTCATGGTGCCGACCATCCCTAAAAAGGCCCCTCGGGTCAATGCGAAACGGCTGTTGGCACGATCCCGGCGTTGCCTGCAGCCGGTTTGTTCGGCCAGAGCGACGGCTCGCCTCTCATCTCGGCTCTCCATAGAATCTGCGCCATAACAACCAGAGCAGAATGCTTCCGGCCACAATCTCCGCCAGATAAATGCCCGAGCTCAAATGGAAGAATGCGTCCTTCAGAAACAGAAGCGTATGCTTTCCGTCTTTCTCCATCAGGTCCTCCACCCCGCTATGGCCGACAATCCAGGTCGAAATACCAACCTCCGCCCATGTGACGAACATGAGTGACGCAATGAGCAACCCGCCCAGCAGCATGATGGTGGCTTCCTTTTTCATGGCGCATAGGGTGTGGCCGAACAGTATTCCTGAACGAACATTTCGTTCGTGGTTTCCGGTGGCCAGTTGGTTTTCATGGTGCCGACCATCCCTAAAAAGGCCCCTCGGGTCAATGCGAAACGGCATTGCCTCAGCATCTCTGGCACCCGCTTC contains:
- a CDS encoding DUF58 domain-containing protein; translated protein: MMIPREILKKIRRIELRTNRLVTETLGGQYHSVFKGQGMNFEEVREYQPGDEVRAIDWNVTARMNHPFIKKFVEERELTLMLVVDASGSGVFGSAQQSKRELAAEIASVLAFSAIRNNDKVGLILFTDEVEHFVPPRKGRRHVLRVIREILFYEPKRKGTNLCGAMDFFNRVTPHRAITVVISDLLMENFSTPGPKGGRPPSLALRQANRRHDVVCVQITDPHEYELPKLGRLVLEDAETGEVVVVNTNDARTRTRFAERRAQMQTDLEKSLRSARIDMIRLRTDLPYDAALGRFFETREKRRMRG
- a CDS encoding MoxR family ATPase, with translation MNTGISAINNEVQQASAFVRPLFTEMGRVIVGQTYLVERLVVGLLANGHVLLEGVPGLAKTLSVKTLSSCLNVKFSRLQFTPDMLPADVVGTQIYNPQTGGFTTRKGPVFANLVLADEINRAPAKVQSALLEAMQEKQVTIGEQTYKLEEPFLVLATQNPIEQEGTYPLPEAQVDRFMLKLKIGYPSREEERQILDLMARTSDLPAAKAVVEPKQILAARKVINEIYVDDKVKDYIVDLVCCTRDPSKYKIQLQGMIQLGASPRATIALTLAAKAHAFLRGRGYVTPQDVKTIGMDVLRHRVAVTYEAEAEEKTSETVIQKIFDELPVP